The following proteins are encoded in a genomic region of Debaryomyces hansenii CBS767 chromosome G complete sequence:
- a CDS encoding DEHA2G04334p (weakly similar to GLV|KLLA0D01133g Kluyveromyces lactis), translated as MPPQSKSITYLPLLYNPFLNCIFNNPHHSKNPFRQTVQELSENHNDYTILVPPAHILHELFDPSTEKSSTKIRLHDLCYHNEDFIRSHIIKTNTTYPSITSSKSSSAIYVTMNGKQILIKNGIVFTGKGFKKSLRLKVLDINYFNSFCDYFPKGSKFMILYIEDSMFGSFDPNVPVSMQSREMDEIKIEPTLKKDQQFHDITFEKLLRSFPLLSNAVSDKFYKLFHHNNYQFRLLRTNTRKKLSSIKFEFQSMLDEAFKVVSDSVKIDTPDSEQTYHLINYILRLYPGLDLNRLVHEYVELNLYDKLWAQLIFQFDFPDNDKQNDDSDAIKILTKEKYDHLACISLNQLDVPTDKPWHINELHKRIYKAIDEFSKLSDASILNSSGKTQILKNTVNILTNNVKQISEIESMTEKTGSDGITVNADILIGLLIMVIVHARVDNLEAHLYYIKHFNSVDYTNDGYFCYILSNFDAVIYHLSSSMNDEPQYAGLVKSSALNHKFWSLIDSGDTDNLLVLLDEVQQGLGDSKLPNNHFLNSRTVQGESCLMMAVKADNSDAFNYIINYNYQWFSIDDILFDKNTTTNQSLLTVALTQESYNIITQLVEIILSNTTLEEQILYFNSVDNSGRSAGHYFHHSPNLIDQIGFLIDWELKDLNSHTPLFSLCRCYDHPDYATLLEKGFDCIYKKYGKESIDFDKHIDKMGNTLLHIILKDLSKTKLLTSETNLINVNQLNYKNLTPLDLYVKYNRLENLKELLKDDRLDFKFEDSTNFYSVFDFLGSSTAKSPTNTVLKEIEKLIYNYCFINYYPNTDTEKIAALNARFDTTKKDWALFFIKSNKIPTLNAETLDRLRKFTYIFKLDHTHSFFPDNETFWLNFPQEKSMVPIFAKFRINRIIEHVNMYMISLNFHPILTNEKIFENFFVKNRNKSTLELINDITNRQESDKRKFSNLVLGIAQVNEIDFFLRFSLTDLVNFQTTIAKFNKLVAISDIKQSDLRIVTDRMFNCLFSSNILPSVLLREYNFALTNQYKNQDSSYKELLTFTAWLELSTIELTKNIRRILLKLDDWKELHKNIKELNIELTKYEEDAPTRYATVVRDSTTEADTTDTTDATDATHASPNLANSTNGNLQQAHQLEAEAEEIADTSSSFFSFASIIENKKARYKKLLLMKAEEIKKIMKLNAELKFDHECIAAEISNFLKFKSNFINLGIKRYVRLSLCLSKIRKYELTKLLNSCKR; from the coding sequence ATGCCACCTCAATCAAAGTCAATAACATATTTACCGCTTCTTTACAATCCTTTTCTAAATTgcatattcaataatccaCATCATTCGAAGAATCCATTCAGACAGACAGTTCAGGAATTGTCAGAAAACCATAATGACTACACGATCTTAGTTCCACCGGCGCATATCCTTCACGAGCTATTTGATCCCAGTACAGAAAAATCATCGACCAAAATACGGTTACATGATTTATGTTATCATAATGAGGATTTCATACGATCTCATATTATAAAGACCAACACCACATATCCATCAATTACATCGTCTAAATCGCTGCTGGCTATTTATGTGACAATGAATGGGaaacaaatattaataaaaaatggAATAGTATTTACGGGAAAGGGTTTCAAAAAAAGCTTAAGATTAAAAGTATTGGATATAAACTATTTCAATTCGTTCTGTGattattttccaaaagGCAGCAAATTTATGATACTATATATAGAGGATTCGATGTTTGGGAGCTTTGATCCCAATGTGCCAGTATCTATGCAATCAAGGGAAatggatgaaattaaaatagAACCAACATTAAAAAAagatcaacaatttcatgACATCACATTTGAAAAGCTCTTAAGAAGCTTTCCACTATTGTCCAATGCAGTAtctgataaattttataaattattccATCATAACAACTATCAATTCCGTTTGTTGCGAACAAATACCCGTAAGAAGCTATCTAGCATAAAGtttgaatttcaaagtATGTTAGACGAAGCATTCAAGGTTGTTCTGGATAGTGTCAAGATTGACACGCCAGATAGCGAGCAAACTTACcatttaattaattatattcttaGGCTTTATCCTGGCCTAGACCTAAATAGATTAGTCCATGAATACGTGGAACTAAATTTATATGATAAGCTTTGGGCCCAGTTAATCTTCCAATTCGACTTTcctgataatgataaacaaaatgatGATCTGGATgcaataaaaattttgacAAAAGAGAAATATGATCATTTGGCATGTATATCGTTGAACCAATTAGATGTTCCAACGGATAAACCATGGCATATTAACGAATTGCATAAGAGAATATACAAAGCAATTGACGAGTTTTCAAAGTTATCAGATGCTTCTATTCTTAACCTGAGCGGGAAAACACAAATTTTAAAGAACACAGTAAACATATTGACGAATAATGTGAAACAAATATCGGAGATAGAGTCAATGACGGAAAAGACAGGATCTGATGGTATTACTGTAAATGCAGATATATTGATTGGTTTGTTAATCATGGTCATTGTGCATGCAAGGGTGGATAATTTAGAGGCtcatttgtattatataaagCACTTCAATTCAGTAGACTATACGAATGATGGGTATTTTTGCTACATCCTAAGCAACTTTGATGCGGTTATATACCACTTATCGTCTTCCATGAATGACGAACCTCAATATGCTGGCCTAGTTAAATCTTCTGCTTTAAACCACAAGTTTTGGTCGTTGATTGATTCAGGCGATACCGACAATCTTTTGGTTTTACTAGATGAAGTTCAACAAGGATTAGGTGATTCTAAGCTTCCGAATAACCATTTCTTAAATAGCAGAACTGTACAAGGAGAGAGTTGTTTAATGATGGCAGTCAAAGCTGATAATCTGGATGcattcaattatataattaattataacTATCAATGGTTCTCTATTGATGACATTCtatttgataaaaacaCAACTACAAACCAGAGTTTGTTAACTGTTGCATTAACACAAGAATCATATAACATTATCACACAGTTGGTTGAAATAATACTTTCAAATACAACGTTAGAAGAACAGAtcttatattttaattcagTGGACAATTCAGGAAGGTCTGCTGGgcattattttcatcattccCCGAATTTAATAGATCAGATAGGTTTCTTGATAGATTGGGAATTGAAAGATCTCAATTCACATACGCCTTTGTTCAGCTTATGTCGATGCTACGACCACCCAGACTATGCAACGTTACTTGAAAAAGGATTCGATTGTATTTACAAGAAATATGGCAAAGAATCGATTGATTTCGACAAGCATATTGACAAAATGGGAAACACTCTATTGCATATTATTCTTaaagatttatcaaaaaccAAATTGTTAACAAGTGAAactaatttaattaatgtaaatcaattaaattataaaaatctAACACCACTAGATCTATACGTGAAATATAACCGACTAGAAAACTTAAAAGAGCTTTTAAAGGATGATAGATTggatttcaaatttgagGATAGCACCAATTTTTATTCcgtttttgatttcttaggTAGTCTGACTGCAAAAAGTCCAACTAACACAGTATTGAAAGAGATTGAGAAgttgatatataattacTGTTTCATAAATTATTACCCAAACACAGATACAGAGAAAATTGCGGCATTGAATGCCAGGTTTGATACTACAAAGAAAGATTGGGCtttattcttcattaaaagTAATAAGATACCAACGTTAAATGCTGAAACTTTAGACAGATTGAGAAAATTCACAtacatattcaaattagatCATACACATTCATTCTTTCCGGATAATGAAACATTTTGGTTAAATTTTCCTCAAGAGAAATCTATGGTACCAATTTTTGCCAAATTCAGAATTAACAGAATAATTGAGCATGTAAACATGTACATGATAAGTTTAAACTTCCATCCAATATTGACAAACGAAAAGATTTTCGAGAATTTTTTTGTAAAGAACAGAAATAAACTGACActagaattaattaatgacaTTACGAATCGTCAGGAATCAGATAAGCGAAAATTTAGCAATTTAGTTTTGGGAATTGCTCAAGTAAATGAAATAGACTTCTTTCTCAGGTTTTCATTGACTGATTTAGTGAATTTTCAAACTACTATTGccaaattcaataagttaGTTGCGATAAGCGATATTAAACAATCTGATCTAAGGATAGTAACTGACAGAATGTTCAATTGTTTATTTTCCAGCAACATTTTACCATCAGTTTTGCTTCgagaatataattttgcaTTAACAAATCAATACAAAAACCAAGATTCTTCATACAAAGAGCTTCTTACTTTCACTGCTTGGTTAGAACTCTCCACAATAGAACTTACGAAGAATATTCGGCGCATCTTACTCAAACTCGATGACTGGAAGGAACTCcacaaaaatattaaagagCTCAATATCGAGTTAACGAAATACGAAGAAGATGCGCCTACGCGTTACGCTACCGTAGTCCGTGATTCGACAACTGAAGCAGACACGACAGACACGACAGACGCGACAGACGCTACCCATGCGCTGCCAAATCTTGCTAACTCAACTAACGGCAATTTGCAACAAGCTCATCAGTTAGAAGCCGAGGCAGAAGAAATAGCAGAcacttcatcttcatttttcagCTTTGCAAGCATTATAGAGAATAAAAAAGCAAGATACAAGAAGCTCTTATTGATGAAAGcagaagaaatcaagaagatcatgaaattgaatgCTGAATTGAAGTTCGATCATGAGTGTATTGCAGctgaaatttcaaattttttgaaattcaaatcgAATTTTATCAACTTGGGTATCAAACGCTATGTTAGATTAAGCTTATGTCTCCTGAAGATACGTAAGTATGAATTAACAAAGCTATTAAATAGTTGTAAAAGGTAG
- a CDS encoding DEHA2G04356p (similar to CA3796|CaSGT2 Candida albicans), with the protein MSVNNKDIALSVIHFLKQSVSKNEIPEDYAESMDVAIDCIADAFEVNKDDDDMTVEAKFGGKSLAALLSASGSSKPDSEPAAPVEELDAATKEKADALKAEGNRAMANKNFSEAIKKYTEAIELDGTNVVYLSNRAAAHSSSSQHENAVKDAEKAIELNPKFSKSYSRLGLAKYALGDASAAMKAYEKGLEVEGDKKSDAMTKGFETAKRRVEEELEQSIPKSSVASNDGASESAARGAGAGAGASGMPDLSSMFGGNGGGMPSFGDMMNNPQLMQAAQSLMSDPNAMQNLMSNPAIRQMADRFGGGGGDGSGPDLSNLMNNPMLQNLAGQFMGGGNNNNNNNNNNSGDGSEN; encoded by the coding sequence ATGTCAGTCAACAATAAGGATATTGCGTTAAGTGTGATTCATTTCTTAAAACAATCTGTTTCAAAGAATGAAATTCCAGAAGATTATGCCGAATCAATGGACGTAGCCATTGATTGCATCGCTGATGCATTTGAAGTTAATAAGGATGATGACGACATGACTGTGGAAGCTAAGTTTGGTGGAAAGTCATTAGCTGCTTTACTTAGTGCTTCGGGTAGTTCTAAGCCAGATAGTGAACCAGCTGCTCCTGTTGAGGAATTAGACGCTGCCACGAAAGAAAAGGCAGATGCATTAAAGGCAGAAGGTAATAGAGCCATGGCAAATAAGAACTTTAGTGAAGCTATTAAAAAGTATACTGAGGCCATTGAATTAGATGGCACTAATGTTGTTTACTTGTCCAACAGAGCAGCTGCTCATTCTTCCTCCTCCCAGCACGAAAATGCTGTGAAGGATGCCGAAAAAGCCATCGAATTAAACCCTAAATTCTCTAAGTCGTACTCAAGATTAGGATTGGCCAAATATGCCTTAGGAGATGCCAGTGCTGCCATGAAGGCTTACGAAAAAGGTTTAGAAGTTGAAGGCGACAAAAAGTCAGATGCGATGACTAAAGGGTTTGAAACTGCTAAGCGTAGGGTCGAGGAAGAATTAGAACAGTCGATTCCAAAGTCATCTGTGGCATCCAATGATGGAGCTAGCGAATCAGCTGCCAGAGGTGCTGGTGCCGGTGCCGGTGCCTCAGGAATGCCTGACTTAAGCTCTATGTTCGGAGGAAATGGCGGAGGCATGCCTTCGTTTGGTGATATGATGAACAATCCTCAACTTATGCAAGCTGCTCAAAGCTTAATGTCAGACCCAAATGCCATGCAAAACTTAATGAGTAACCCTGCTATTCGTCAAATGGCGGACCGTTTCGGCGGTGGTGGAGGTGATGGTTCCGGTCCAGACCTTTcgaatttgatgaataaCCCTATGTTACAAAACTTAGCAGGCCAATTTATGGGTGGTGgtaataacaataataacaataacaacaacaatagTGGTGACGGAAGCGAAAACTAg
- a CDS encoding DEHA2G04378p (similar to CA5994|IPF677 Candida albicans) yields the protein MDKDPNSTSKDSSGIPIATIARLFQTSAFKNEKTRITQKTLQLSSEYIKLFINEALIRSNEERLAEGDTLTKVDGIDNLNKTREMEQGDIEARVADNTMNDGSEPDDDDDMDDPTQTGTQNQTAYNSDVDLGNDTLDAKHLSKVAGILVLDF from the coding sequence ATGGATAAGGACCCAAATAGTACAAGTAAAGATTCATCAGGTATACCTATAGCAACCATAGCTAGGTTATTTCAAACTTCAGCattcaaaaatgaaaaaacCCGTATAACCCAAAAAACTTTACAGTTGTCTTCAGAATATATTAAGTTATTTATAAACGAAGCATTGATACGatcaaatgaagaaagGTTGGCCGAAGGTGACACGCTTACTAAAGTAGATGGTATAGACAATTTAAACAAGACCCGTGAAATGGAACAGGGGGACATTGAGGCAAGGGTTGCTGATAATACAATGAATGACGGGAGTGAACCagacgatgatgacgatatGGACGATCCAACCCAAACTGGCACTCAAAACCAAACAGCATACAATTCAGATGTGGATTTAGGAAACGATACGTTAGATGCGAAACACTTATCTAAAGTTGCCGGGATTTTGGTTTTAGATTTTTAA
- a CDS encoding DEHA2G04400p (weakly similar to CA5995|IPF676 Candida albicans) produces MSKIYTECKVYCPGSDNEVETRYGDANTNLPMMITHDSANHVIGDLFFCPTCQGHKCTACCQVNIESKYCSNCMTDYTESNEVVCTKSCFSCPLCDSGLAISAIDSRCDDKDGKIFKFKCLYCEYQYSTATILKPKSLVNIIRSEKKSRDGGYASLFAKFHENFVDQQTLMKLENNQHKMKKNVPRLSGEVLQKLKDLELSNLADSMTTSSDEIEVLRNKINQNGSVAIDENQDLDDVSQIASKDSLDSFVKLEQQSKYSNFYSTISNGSLVSIPNKISNPTAADQVPIPKKLVSKKSYTCLKCRQVLFMPHKEPSSIKLLTKWNAIDFLPMLRISSLINKEYPKSLQFGNSYDLLINVINPLPVDIDMVITTMSQVSSEFLSDPSLNLQVTLPVSHVKIKGQKQKKDPNSIVKSIPTPFLTKNTKLSRTELIMRLGKLNSARNSSDDSFEESDITVDKGDNWCSIPFNISFESSGLQNSSVTIKIPFYITTKSQVPESIQNLKLPNSHLSYGFWTVINFGSFLIES; encoded by the coding sequence ATGTCCAAAATATATACAGAATGCAAGGTATATTGCCCAGGCTCTGACAACGAGGTAGAAACGAGGTATGGGGATGCTAACACTAACTTGCCCATGATGATTACACACGATAGTGCCAATCATGTAATTGGTGATCTATTCTTCTGTCCTACATGTCAGGGACATAAATGCACAGCATGTTGCCAGGTGAATATCGAAAGTAAATACTGCTCCAATTGCATGACAGATTATACTGAGTCAAATGAAGTCGTATGTACGAAAAGCTGTTTTAGCTGCCCATTGTGTGATTCAGGGTTGGCGATAAGTGCTATTGATAGTCGGTGTGATGACAAAGACggtaaaatattcaaattcaaatgtTTATATTGTGAGTATCAGTATAGCACGGCTACAATTTTGAAACCTAAATCGTTGGTTAATATAATTAGATCTGAAAAAAAGAGTAGAGATGGTGGATATGCATCATTATTTGCCAAATTCCATGAAAACTTCGTTGATCAACAGACACTAATGAAGCTTGAAAACAATCAGCAtaagatgaaaaaaaatgtACCGCGGTTGTCCGGCGAAGTGTTGCAGAAGTTGAAGGACCTAGAATTGTCTAATTTGGCTGATTCCATGACAACCTCATCAGATGAAATAGAGGTATTGAGaaacaaaatcaatcaGAACGGGCTGGTCGCTATTGATGAAAACCAAGATTTGGATGACGTTTCTCAAATTGCATCCAAGGACAGTTTAGACAGTTTTGTTAAACTAGAGCAGCAATCGAAGTACAGTAATTTCTATTCTACTATAAGCAATGGATCGCTAGTAAGTATACCGAATAAAATTTCGAATCCCACAGCTGCAGACCAAGTACCGATTCCGAAAAAACTAGTATCCAAAAAGTCATATACGTGCTTGAAATGTCGACAGGTTCTCTTTATGCCACATAAAGAACCCTCCCtgatcaaattattgacgAAATGGAATGCGATTGATTTCTTGCCCATGCTTAGGATATCCAGTTTAATCAATAAAGAATACCCCAAGTCATTACAATTTGGAAACCTGTACGATCTACTTATTAATGTGATCAACCCCTTACctgttgatattgatatggTGATAACTACAATGTCTCAAGTATCTCTGGAGTTTCTATCTGATCCACTGTTGAATCTCCAAGTAACACTACCAGTGTCTCATGTAAAGATAAAAGGACAGAAACAAAAAAAGGATCCCAATTCAATTGTCAAATCAATACCTACACCCTTTCTAACAAAGAATACTAAGTTATCCAGGACTGAATTGATTATGCGTTTAGGCAAACTAAACTCAGCACGTAATTCTAGTGATGATTCTTTCGAGGAATCTGATATTACTGTGGATAAAGGTGATAATTGGTGCCTGATCCCATTTAATATCAGCTTTGAATCATCAGGTCTACAGAATTCGCTGGTAACTATTAAAATCCCATTTTATATTACTACAAAATCCCAAGTCCCTGAGTCCATACAAAACTTAAAATTACCAAATCTGCATCTTTCGTATGGATTTTGGACTGTTATCAATTTTGGTAGTTTTCTTATTGAAAGTTAA
- a CDS encoding DEHA2G04422p (similar to CA5996|IPF673 Candida albicans or CA5997|IPF672 Candida albicans), giving the protein MLYQLLVGVFLVVKVISISLSVPNQNFLQLRNSKDVPTKYDVVKGLFVQTDDDTDASKFDINEDNFGLKKDKSWDDVLDKLKDLNDNDDGEVYKLFFLARHGEGYHNIAGDGYPEKNWTCYWSIQDGNSTMEWYDALLTDNGHDQINTLSDSWKSQLYTNNAPLPQSYYVSPMRRCLQTYNHTWSSILNDTQVPLIKELARETYGIDSQSRRHNKTYIENFVPSYKFEDGFTQQDELWEADKNESSEHRDYRATALFNDIFSSDSSDVISITSHSGTVSSMLKVLNHRKFSLKTGQMIPVLVKASDFGTYTPPDLSDKDWATLPKECDSFSEF; this is encoded by the coding sequence ATgctttatcaattattagTTGGCGTGTTTTTGGTGGTGAAGGTGATTTCAATTTCGCTCTCGGttccaaatcaaaattttttgcaattgcGAAACCTGAAAGATGTTCCAACCAAATATGACGTGGTTAAAGGACTCTTTGTACAAACTGATGACGATACAGATGCTCTGAAGTTCGATATTAATGAGGATAATTTTGGGTTGAAAAAGGATAAGTCTTGGGATGACGTtttagataaattgaaggatttgaacgataatgatgatggtGAAGTTTACAAGTTGTTCTTCTTAGCTAGACACGGTGAAGGCTACCATAATATTGCAGGAGATGGATATCCAGAAAAGAACTGGACTTGCTATTGGTCAATCCAGGATGGAAATTCAACAATGGAATGGTATGATGCTTTGTTGACGGATAATGGACATGATCAGATCAATACACTTTCAGACAGCTGGAAAAGTCAGCTTTACACTAACAATGCACCATTACCCCAATCTTACTATGTTTCTCCTATGAGAAGATGCTTACAGACGTACAATCATACTTGGTCGTCGATTTTGAATGATACCCAGGTTCCGCTTATCAAGGAATTAGCGAGAGAGACGTATGGGATCGACTCGCAGAGTAGACGTCATAATAAGACGTATATCGAAAATTTTGTTCCTTCTTATAAGTTTGAAGATGGGTTTACTCAGCAAGATGAGCTTTGGGAAGCCGATAAAAATGAGTCCAGTGAACATAGGGATTACAGGGCAACagcattattcaatgatatATTCTCGAGCGACTCCAGTGATGTTATTTCCATCACATCTCACTCGGGAACTGTATCTTCAATGTTGAAGGTATTAAACCAtagaaaattttctttgaagaCAGGCCAGATGATACCTGTGCTTGTCAAGGCCAGCGACTTCGGTACATATACCCCACCTGACTTGAGTGACAAGGATTGGGCTACATTACCGAAGGAATGTGATTCGTTTTCTGAATTTTAA
- a CDS encoding DEHA2G04444p (similar to uniprot|Q05775 Saccharomyces cerevisiae YLR192c HCR1Dual function protein involved in translation initiation as a substoichiometric component of eukaryotic translation initiation factor 3 (eIF3) and required for processing of 20S pre-rRNA): MSWDDEDFDIPSNSKQAAASWEEEGNDEPLLDSWDIDEEEVARKKKEEEAKKKAEKEALKKKQEESKAKKLSKNKGQRALLDIDLVDENTRQELLKKAELDADLNNAADLFGGLGVAGEGGMDINEHPRERAAKAAAAAAAASGPTPARLTKDTPIDTHPLFQPTDRQEYEKLRKALAPVLTNLAEDSLMNYSSGLAIDLIRDLAQPLSIESIRKVVSTLNVISKEKEKAERQARLKKAGGTATGGAGKKKAKPAVKTNVNTSFKQDVFDDIDQSKYDEFEEDDFM; the protein is encoded by the coding sequence ATGTCGTGGGACGATGAAGACTTTGATATTCCAAGCAATTCCAAGCAAGCTGCTGCATCTTGGGAAGAGGAAGGTAACGATGAACCATTATTAGACTCGTGGGATAtagacgaagaagaagttgcgcgtaagaagaaggaagaagaagctaaaAAGAAGGCAGAAAAGGAAgctttgaagaagaaacaagaagaatctAAGGCTAAGAAATTGTCTAAGAACAAGGGACAAAGGGCTTTATTGGATATCGATTTGGTTGACGAAAACACCAGACAAGAACTCTTGAAGAAGGCAGAGTTAGACGCcgatttgaataatgctGCTGATTTATTTGGAGGATTAGGTGTTGCTGGTGAAGGGGGAATGGATATCAACGAACATCCAAGGGAAAGAGCAGCTAAGGCCGCTGCTGCGGCTGCTGCTGCTTCAGGCCCTACTCCTGCCAGATTGACCAAGGATACTCCAATCGATACTCACCCATTATTCCAACCAACCGATAGACAGGAATACGAAAAATTGAGAAAGGCTTTGGCTCCAGTTTTGACCAACTTGGCAGAAGACTCGTTAATGAACTACTCTTCTGGGTTAGCTATTGATTTGATAAGAGATTTAGCCCAACCATTATCTATTGAAAGCATAAGAAAGGTCGTATCGACTTTGAATGTTATCCTGAAGGAAAAGGAAAAGGCTGAAAGACAGGCTAGATTGAAGAAGGCTGGTGGTACTGCCACTGGTGGTGCAGGTAAAAAGAAGGCCAAGCCAGCTGTGAAGACTAACGTCAACACATCGTTCAAGCAGGATGTCTTTGACGACATAGATCAATCTAAGTACGACGAATTTGAAGAGGATGACTTCATGTAA
- a CDS encoding DEHA2G04466p (some similarities with uniprot|P38818 Saccharomyces cerevisiae YHR109w CTM1 cytochrome c methyltransferase) gives MLIDKDTRIPGVPHNDEFDNWLLKDNFIKVHPGLTIGSSKLGGIGLFFNQDKDAGVKDDILARIPKDATFDYMGLLQILEGLKEAEKDQEAEGEEVAESSIITAVLKSVQPSNETEILTCYFIGLRICYNRRYSTEVKTESPLSKFDPYLNVLAHTEVLGLPQEDVGYEDEFIRRLRANADRLHEEYNELIEDIEHVHPCLTFEEYYQLCGAIKSRVLEIPHSSETEEDYYTNITLIPLLDFANHSNASRSHAYFDVDKSTNDVLLKLNRSRMPQGVFEITISYSTTESIQHFIETYGFIPQSNDFQLLEYRVSPDVCNHHINAIMNTSGQPYDKIMKWLRILPQFQLVKSSDDIFVNLFSNSLPLIFIDGLQYDDKWTENAYESFKEFNGIELSQEEFTQSVLPMLQRQESDYDFINAIGQIGVVCNKEFPAQESILQVSNYDSDEAFQSLISKCNSFIVNVAHAALDAKPPSSSSKSFSQMTTSYYKVQHTFFSALVEKYDKTKDLSLPIELAKDEWETEYRSAPKQITLN, from the coding sequence ATGCTAATAGACAAGGATACGAGGATCCCAGGAGTTCCACACAACGATGAGTTTGATAATTGGCTACTTAAGgataattttataaagGTTCATCCAGGATTGACGATTGGATCCAGCAAGCTAGGTGGAATTGGGCTATTTTTCAACCAAGACAAGGATGCCGGAGTCAAAGATGATATACTTGCCAGGATACCTAAGGATGCGACTTTTGATTACATGGGTTTGTTACAAATATTGGAAGGGTTAAAGGAGGCTGAAAAAGATCAGGAAGCTGAGGGGGAGGAAGTTGCTGAGTCAAGCATTATCACAGCGGTATTGAAAAGTGTGCAACCAAGCAACGAAACGGAGATACTTACATGCTATTTCATTGGACTCAGGATTTGCTACAATAGACGTTATCTGACGGAAGTGAAGACCGAGTCACCTTTGTCCAAGTTTGACCCATATTTGAACGTTTTGGCTCATACTGAGGTTTTGGGCTTACCCCAGGAAGACGTAGGctatgaagatgaatttattcGCAGGCTAAGAGCAAATGCAGACCGCCTACACGAAGAGTATAATGAGCTTATAGAGGATATTGAACATGTACATCCTTGCTTGACATTCGAGGAATATTATCAACTCTGTGGTGCTATCAAGTCGAGAGTGTTGGAAATTCCACATAGCAGCGAAACCGAAGAAGATTATTACACCAATATCACATTGATTCCTTTGCTCGATTTTGCTAATCACCTGAACGCATCACGAAGTCATGCATACTTTGACGTTGACAAATCGACGAACGACGtgttgttgaaattgaaccGTCTGAGAATGCCACAAGGTGTCTTTGAGATCACCATTAGTTATTCCACCACCGAATCCATTCAGCATTTCATAGAGACATATGGGTTTATTCCACAGAGTAACGATTTTCAGCTCCTTGAATATAGGGTATCCCCCGATGTCTGCAACCACCACATCAATGCGATTATGAACACATCAGGACAACCATACgataaaataatgaaatggCTACGTATATTGCCGCAATTCCAGCTTGTCAAATCTTCAGATGATATCTTCGTGAACTTATTCAGTAATAGCCTCCCACTTATATTCATCGACGGATTACAATACGATGATAAATGGACCGAAAATGCCTACGAATCCTTCAAAGAGTTCAACGGGATTGAATTGTCCCAGGAGGAATTTACTCAGTCTGTTTTACCCATGTTACAACGCCAAGAGTCGGATTATGACTTTATCAATGCCATTGGCCAGATCGGTGTCGTCTGCAACAAAGAATTCCCAGCACaagaatcaattttacAAGTCTCAAATTACGACTCCGATGAGGCGTTCCAACTGCTTATCTCTAAGTGTAATTCATTCATCGTCAATGTAGCACATGCTGCGCTCGATGCCAAGCCTCcgtcttcttcatctaaaaGTTTCTCCCAAATGACTACAAGCTACTACAAAGTACAACACACCTTCTTTCTGGCTCTCGTCGAAAAATATGACAAAACCAAGGACTTGTCATTACCAATTGAACTAGCAAAAGATGAATGGGAAACCGAATACAGGTCTGCCCCTAAACAAATTACTCTAAACTAA